Proteins co-encoded in one Erwinia sp. genomic window:
- the prmB gene encoding 50S ribosomal protein L3 glutamine methyltransferase (ID:JIFNMEKO_01887;~source:Prodigal:2.6): protein MDKIFVDEAISELHTIQDMLRWCVSRFSAADIWYGHGTDNPWDEAVQLVLPTLYLPLTTPQEMLLARLTPSERQRIVERVIRRVNERIPVAYMTNKAWFCGHEFYVDERVLIPRSPVGELITDRFSSLLPESPSLILDMCTGSGCIAIACALAFPEAEVDAVDISPDALAVAEHNIELHGLEQQVTPIRSNLFTDLPAVPYDLIITNPPYVDEEDMSDLPQEYQHEPELGLAAGNDGLDLVRTILAIAPDYLSENGVLICETGNSMVHLAEQYPEIPFRWLSFAQGGDGVFMLTRQQLADAQHHFAHLN from the coding sequence TTGGACAAAATTTTTGTGGATGAAGCGATCAGTGAATTACATACCATACAGGATATGTTGCGCTGGTGTGTCAGCCGTTTTTCAGCGGCTGATATCTGGTACGGACACGGTACGGATAATCCCTGGGATGAGGCTGTACAATTAGTCTTACCCACACTCTATTTACCGCTGACCACACCGCAGGAGATGTTACTGGCCCGGCTTACGCCGAGTGAACGTCAGCGTATAGTCGAGCGTGTCATCCGGCGAGTCAATGAGCGCATTCCCGTGGCTTACATGACCAATAAAGCCTGGTTCTGTGGCCATGAGTTTTATGTTGATGAACGCGTGCTGATTCCCCGTTCACCTGTTGGTGAGCTCATCACGGATCGTTTCAGTTCACTTCTGCCTGAATCACCCTCATTGATACTGGATATGTGTACTGGCAGCGGTTGTATTGCTATTGCCTGTGCGCTGGCTTTTCCTGAAGCAGAAGTTGATGCTGTCGATATTTCCCCTGATGCATTGGCGGTAGCAGAGCACAATATCGAACTGCATGGTCTGGAGCAACAAGTCACACCCATTCGCTCCAATCTGTTTACTGATTTGCCTGCTGTCCCGTATGATTTGATTATCACTAATCCACCGTATGTGGATGAAGAAGACATGAGTGATCTTCCGCAAGAGTACCAGCATGAACCCGAATTGGGCCTGGCCGCTGGTAACGATGGCCTTGATTTGGTGCGAACCATACTGGCAATAGCCCCGGATTACCTCAGCGAGAATGGTGTCCTGATTTGTGAAACCGGAAACAGTATGGTTCATCTGGCTGAACAGTATCCGGAGATTCCATTTCGCTGGCTCAGCTTCGCGCAGGGGGGGGACGGGGTGTTTATGCTCACCCGCCAGCAGTTAGCAGACGCGCAGCACCATTTTGCTCATCTCAACTAA
- the mutS2 gene encoding Endonuclease MutS2 (ID:JIFNMEKO_01888;~source:Prodigal:2.6) encodes MMTKKHALSTEEQALFRQTVIGVREWIQDTLAPAPLKKTTVHQAEKRIFTEQKNASHYFSDEFQPLLPQEGPMRYLRSGVSADELKKLRRGDYAPDIILDVHGLTQKQARDELGALIATCQREGLFCASVMHGHGKQILKQQIPLWLAQHPQVMAFHQAPKCYGANAALLMLIEAEE; translated from the coding sequence ATGATGACTAAGAAACACGCACTCAGTACAGAAGAACAGGCCCTTTTCCGCCAGACCGTGATTGGGGTGCGTGAATGGATACAGGACACACTTGCCCCTGCGCCATTAAAGAAAACTACTGTCCATCAGGCAGAAAAACGAATTTTTACTGAACAAAAAAATGCCAGTCACTATTTTTCTGATGAATTCCAGCCTTTACTTCCTCAGGAAGGGCCGATGCGTTATCTGAGAAGTGGTGTCAGTGCTGATGAGCTTAAAAAATTACGCCGTGGCGACTATGCTCCTGATATTATTCTTGATGTTCATGGGCTCACACAAAAACAAGCCCGCGACGAGCTTGGCGCACTGATTGCCACTTGCCAGCGTGAAGGGCTTTTCTGTGCCAGTGTCATGCATGGTCATGGCAAACAGATCCTCAAACAACAGATCCCTCTGTGGCTGGCTCAACATCCGCAGGTCATGGCCTTCCACCAGGCGCCAAAATGCTACGGTGCCAACGCAGCGCTTCTGATGCTAATAGAAGCAGAAGAGTAG
- the sixA gene encoding Phosphohistidine phosphatase SixA (ID:JIFNMEKO_01889;~source:Prodigal:2.6) yields the protein MQVFIMRHGDAATDAASDSVRPLTPCGNEESSRMASWLNDQQVDIDTVLVSPYLRARQTLDAVRGALLLPEVEEVLPELTPDGDAKLVTCYLDTLANEGVKSVLVISHLPLVGYLVSALCPQESPPMFATSAIASVLTDVAAAGTLQWQMSPSKLTAQGE from the coding sequence ATGCAAGTTTTCATTATGCGTCATGGCGATGCTGCAACTGATGCAGCAAGCGATTCCGTCAGGCCTCTTACTCCTTGTGGGAATGAAGAGTCATCACGTATGGCGAGCTGGCTCAATGATCAGCAAGTAGATATTGACACAGTGCTGGTCAGCCCTTATCTCCGGGCTCGGCAAACGTTGGATGCGGTACGTGGCGCTTTACTGTTACCTGAGGTCGAGGAAGTGTTGCCCGAACTGACACCGGATGGTGATGCGAAACTGGTTACCTGTTATCTCGATACACTGGCGAATGAGGGCGTGAAATCAGTTTTAGTGATCTCCCATCTGCCACTGGTCGGTTATCTGGTATCAGCGCTGTGCCCACAGGAATCTCCTCCTATGTTTGCTACCTCCGCTATTGCTTCGGTCCTGACAGACGTTGCAGCAGCAGGGACATTGCAATGGCAAATGAGCCCTTCAAAACTCACCGCGCAGGGGGAATGA
- a CDS encoding hypothetical protein (ID:JIFNMEKO_01890;~UPF0381 protein YiiS;~source:Prodigal:2.6): MSHSINKCSAEETAACCCVDVGTIMDNTDCTATWSQHFDSLQQAEAMLATLTEKARSIESDPCVIDSKVTEVGGGVQLDMAFTFSCQAETLIFQLSLR, encoded by the coding sequence ATGTCGCATTCAATCAATAAGTGTAGTGCAGAAGAGACGGCCGCATGTTGCTGCGTGGATGTGGGTACCATCATGGACAATACTGACTGTACAGCCACCTGGAGTCAGCATTTTGACAGCCTTCAGCAGGCCGAAGCGATGCTGGCTACTCTGACAGAAAAAGCACGCAGTATCGAATCAGACCCTTGTGTTATTGACAGCAAAGTAACGGAAGTGGGTGGGGGCGTACAACTGGACATGGCATTCACTTTCAGTTGTCAGGCGGAAACGTTGATTTTTCAATTAAGTCTGCGCTAA
- the mlaA gene encoding putative phospholipid-binding lipoprotein MlaA (ID:JIFNMEKO_01891;~source:Prodigal:2.6), which yields MGFRAVSVVLTCLLLLGCAGRGSSGDTQGRSDPLEGFNRSMFSFNYDVLDPYLVRPVAVVWRDYVPVPARSGLSNFFGNLSEPSTMVNYFIEGKPYQAMVHFNRFFLNTVLGMGGFIDVASMANPKLAKTEPRKFGSTLGHYGVGYGTYIEMPAYGSFTPREDVGGVVDDLYAPLNWLAWWMTVGKWVLEGVETRAQLLDSDAMLKNTKDRYRFVREAYFQRHDFLASDGKLLPQANPNAAAIQDELSEIDGN from the coding sequence ATGGGCTTTCGTGCAGTGAGTGTTGTGCTGACCTGCCTGCTTTTACTGGGATGTGCAGGCAGAGGTTCGTCAGGTGACACTCAGGGGCGCAGTGACCCTCTGGAGGGTTTTAACCGGAGTATGTTCAGTTTTAATTATGATGTACTGGACCCATATCTGGTAAGACCTGTTGCGGTTGTCTGGCGTGATTATGTTCCTGTTCCTGCCCGCAGTGGATTGAGTAATTTTTTCGGTAATTTGAGTGAACCATCGACCATGGTAAACTATTTTATCGAAGGAAAACCCTATCAGGCGATGGTGCACTTTAACCGTTTCTTCCTCAATACTGTGCTCGGAATGGGCGGTTTCATTGATGTAGCCAGCATGGCTAACCCGAAGCTGGCGAAAACTGAGCCGCGTAAATTTGGCAGCACGCTGGGACATTACGGTGTGGGTTATGGTACCTATATTGAAATGCCAGCCTACGGTAGTTTTACACCCCGGGAAGATGTCGGTGGGGTGGTGGATGATCTTTACGCCCCGTTAAACTGGCTGGCATGGTGGATGACAGTCGGTAAATGGGTGCTTGAAGGGGTAGAGACGCGCGCGCAATTACTCGATTCTGATGCAATGCTGAAAAACACTAAGGATCGTTACCGTTTTGTTCGCGAAGCCTATTTCCAGCGGCATGATTTTCTTGCCAGTGACGGGAAACTGCTACCGCAAGCTAATCCGAACGCTGCGGCAATCCAGGATGAACTCAGTGAAATTGATGGTAACTGA
- the ccmH_1 gene encoding Cytochrome c-type biogenesis protein CcmH (ID:JIFNMEKO_01892;~source:Prodigal:2.6), which yields MLTLWLTLLLLLIVAGCFVLYAARRSVAVPVVSRDTINKSLYHDRLAELQEETRQGRIGQSGEMVQELQQMLLTDIPSHEIKGVRDTRMMIWPGILLLVLVTAMMYGDTGGFQQLQVWHSINQQYSQLRAQVMDPQATPLTMEQMARLGVGLRSELLQHPRRSEDWLMLGRIAMVLNDGQMAKQAFQRALQLAPLSIEAQLGYAEILIRLQHSDDIQQANDILNALYASNNKDTRVINLLAWSAWQQAAYPLALQRWQQLLSLLSTADPRRPGVEKHIAEAKAKIISAQDNNTSASAER from the coding sequence ATGTTAACCTTGTGGCTGACTTTATTACTATTGTTGATAGTGGCAGGTTGTTTCGTGCTTTATGCGGCGAGAAGAAGCGTTGCTGTTCCTGTTGTTTCCCGGGATACCATCAATAAATCGCTCTATCATGATCGTCTGGCTGAATTACAGGAAGAGACGCGACAAGGTCGTATCGGCCAGAGCGGGGAGATGGTTCAGGAACTCCAACAGATGCTGCTGACGGATATACCATCACATGAGATAAAAGGCGTGCGTGATACGCGTATGATGATCTGGCCTGGAATTTTGTTGTTGGTGTTGGTCACAGCCATGATGTACGGCGATACCGGAGGCTTTCAACAATTACAAGTGTGGCACAGTATCAATCAGCAGTATTCGCAGTTGCGTGCTCAGGTGATGGATCCACAGGCAACACCATTGACAATGGAACAGATGGCGCGTCTGGGCGTTGGTTTACGCAGCGAGTTATTGCAGCATCCGCGACGCAGTGAGGACTGGCTGATGCTGGGACGAATTGCTATGGTGCTAAATGACGGACAGATGGCCAAACAGGCATTTCAGCGTGCTTTGCAATTGGCCCCGTTATCCATTGAAGCGCAACTGGGTTATGCGGAAATTTTAATTCGTCTGCAGCACAGTGATGACATACAGCAGGCGAATGATATCCTGAATGCCTTATACGCCAGTAACAATAAAGATACGCGTGTTATTAATTTACTGGCCTGGAGCGCCTGGCAGCAGGCGGCTTATCCGCTGGCATTGCAGCGTTGGCAACAGTTACTGTCCCTGCTTTCGACAGCAGACCCTCGCCGGCCCGGCGTTGAGAAGCATATCGCTGAGGCCAAAGCTAAAATAATTTCCGCGCAGGATAATAACACCTCCGCCAGTGCAGAGAGATGA
- the ccmH_2 gene encoding Cytochrome c-type biogenesis protein CcmH (ID:JIFNMEKO_01893;~source:Prodigal:2.6), which translates to MKKLTLILLFQFLSLVVRAENSMPYVFLSAAEEQEYHQILTTLRCPKCQNNSIADSNAMIASDMRLKVYQLMQTGQTPEQIRAYMVERYGNFVTYEPPLNSTTLILWIGPALFLLLGVGVIVLRGRQRTADKHNLSDSDQTRLASLLENERSKE; encoded by the coding sequence ATGAAAAAACTTACCCTTATACTTTTATTCCAGTTTCTCTCTTTGGTTGTAAGGGCGGAAAACAGTATGCCATACGTTTTTTTATCGGCGGCTGAAGAGCAGGAGTACCATCAGATACTGACGACGTTACGTTGCCCCAAATGCCAGAATAACAGTATTGCCGATTCCAATGCGATGATTGCCAGTGATATGCGTCTGAAAGTCTATCAGTTGATGCAAACTGGTCAGACCCCTGAGCAGATTCGCGCTTATATGGTTGAACGCTATGGCAACTTTGTCACTTATGAGCCTCCGCTTAATTCTACCACGCTGATTCTCTGGATAGGTCCGGCACTGTTTCTCCTGCTCGGAGTGGGAGTGATTGTGCTACGAGGGCGACAGCGCACCGCTGACAAGCATAATTTGAGTGACAGTGATCAGACTCGTCTGGCGTCATTGCTGGAAAATGAGCGGAGTAAAGAGTGA
- the dsbE gene encoding Thiol:disulfide interchange protein DsbE (ID:JIFNMEKO_01894;~source:Prodigal:2.6) codes for MNKKVLYIPLCLFLLLASALLWQLARNAQGEDPTLLESSLVGKELPNFTLQALDNPETYYQRSMLLTGKPFLLNVWATWCPTCQAEHQYLRQLASQGVTIVGLNYKDDRQKAQRWLEQRGTPYRVSLFDGNGMYGLDLGVYGAPETFLVDGQGRIRYRLVGELNQKAWKSALETLWNQFASEAEQ; via the coding sequence ATGAATAAAAAAGTACTTTATATTCCGTTGTGCCTGTTTTTACTGCTGGCCAGCGCGCTACTTTGGCAGCTTGCCCGCAATGCACAAGGTGAAGATCCGACTTTGCTGGAGTCAAGTTTAGTCGGCAAAGAATTACCGAACTTCACATTACAGGCACTGGATAACCCGGAAACCTATTACCAGCGTTCAATGTTATTAACAGGCAAACCCTTTTTGCTCAATGTGTGGGCAACCTGGTGTCCAACCTGTCAGGCGGAACATCAATATCTCAGGCAACTGGCGTCACAAGGAGTGACGATAGTCGGTCTCAACTATAAAGATGACCGGCAAAAAGCGCAGCGCTGGCTGGAACAACGAGGTACACCTTATCGTGTTAGTTTATTTGATGGTAACGGGATGTATGGACTCGATCTCGGCGTTTATGGTGCTCCTGAAACTTTTCTTGTCGATGGGCAGGGGAGGATTCGTTATCGATTGGTTGGAGAACTAAACCAGAAGGCATGGAAATCGGCGCTGGAGACTCTTTGGAATCAGTTTGCTAGCGAGGCTGAGCAATGA
- the ccmF gene encoding Cytochrome c-type biogenesis protein CcmF (ID:JIFNMEKO_01895;~source:Prodigal:2.6), whose amino-acid sequence MLPEIGTFSLCLALGFSLLLSFYPLWGASKDNIRAMRMARPLTGALFVCVLGAFVVLVHAFIVNDFSVLYVANNANTLLPVYYRIAATWGAHEGSLLLWVLLLCLWTLAVACFSRRLPLEAVARVLAIMGMISSGFLLFITLTSNPFQRTLPFIPIDGQDLNPMLQDIGLILHPPLLYMGYVGFSVAFAFALASLLAGRLDTAWARWSRPWTTAAWVFLTLGIVLGSMWAYYELGWGGWWFWDPVENASFMPWLVGTALIHSLAVTEKRGSFKAWTVLLAISAFSLSLLGTFLVRSGVLVSVHSFASDPSRGMFILAFLIIVIGGSLLLYALKGGSIRSRGQNELWSRESFLLGNNVLLIAAMLVVLLGTLLPLIHKQLGLGSISVGEPFFNQLFSWLMAPMALMMGVGPLVRWRRDEPQKLRRRLLLASGITLLLSVLLPWWMSDQLEAMAVIGVMMAVWVFILTIMELHERATYQRSFWQGLSHLTRSHWGMVLGHVGVAVTVVGIAFSQNYSIERDVRMKAGSSADIGPYHFIFHGVQALQGANYSGGTARIEVTRGGKPETTLWAEKRYYNVSRAMMTEAAISGGLTRDLYAALGEALDNESWAVRLYYKPFVRWIWSGGILMALGGVLCLADRRYRTRKIHSGGTSDE is encoded by the coding sequence ATGCTCCCTGAAATAGGCACTTTCTCACTCTGTCTGGCGTTGGGTTTTTCGTTGCTACTCAGCTTTTACCCGCTATGGGGAGCAAGTAAAGATAACATCCGTGCCATGCGGATGGCTCGACCATTGACCGGCGCATTATTTGTTTGTGTACTAGGTGCTTTTGTTGTTTTGGTGCATGCGTTTATCGTCAACGACTTTAGCGTGTTATATGTCGCAAACAATGCTAATACGCTGCTTCCGGTGTATTACCGGATAGCAGCCACCTGGGGAGCCCATGAAGGTTCACTGTTGTTGTGGGTGTTGTTACTTTGTCTCTGGACACTGGCGGTCGCCTGTTTCAGCCGCCGCTTACCCTTAGAGGCGGTGGCGCGAGTGCTAGCTATCATGGGGATGATCAGCAGCGGGTTTTTATTGTTTATTACACTGACGTCAAATCCATTTCAACGTACATTACCGTTTATTCCCATTGATGGTCAGGATCTCAATCCGATGTTGCAAGATATCGGCCTCATTCTGCATCCACCGTTGTTGTATATGGGGTATGTCGGTTTCTCTGTTGCATTTGCTTTCGCATTGGCATCACTGCTGGCCGGGCGTCTGGACACGGCCTGGGCGAGGTGGTCGCGGCCGTGGACCACTGCGGCCTGGGTTTTTCTGACCCTGGGCATAGTCCTGGGTTCTATGTGGGCCTATTACGAACTGGGTTGGGGTGGATGGTGGTTTTGGGATCCGGTGGAGAATGCCTCATTTATGCCCTGGCTGGTGGGTACAGCATTGATCCATTCGCTTGCAGTTACTGAAAAACGAGGCAGTTTTAAAGCGTGGACAGTGTTGCTGGCTATCAGCGCATTTTCACTCAGCCTGCTGGGTACTTTTCTGGTACGTTCAGGTGTGTTGGTTTCTGTTCATTCGTTTGCTTCTGATCCTTCAAGAGGCATGTTTATCCTCGCCTTCCTGATCATTGTGATTGGAGGTTCCTTACTACTTTATGCCCTGAAAGGGGGAAGCATTCGTAGCCGGGGACAAAATGAACTCTGGTCACGTGAGTCATTTTTATTAGGTAATAATGTGTTACTGATCGCCGCTATGCTGGTGGTATTACTAGGCACATTGTTACCATTGATCCATAAGCAACTGGGACTCGGTTCAATTTCTGTTGGGGAGCCCTTCTTCAATCAACTCTTTAGTTGGTTAATGGCACCAATGGCATTAATGATGGGGGTAGGGCCATTAGTGCGCTGGCGGCGCGACGAACCACAAAAATTGCGTCGTCGGCTGCTTCTCGCCTCGGGTATTACTCTGTTACTTTCCGTGCTGTTACCTTGGTGGATGAGTGATCAACTCGAAGCGATGGCTGTTATTGGGGTAATGATGGCAGTGTGGGTCTTTATCCTCACGATAATGGAGTTACATGAGCGTGCGACTTATCAACGTTCTTTCTGGCAAGGATTGTCTCATCTGACTCGCAGCCACTGGGGGATGGTATTAGGGCATGTAGGGGTTGCTGTCACTGTAGTCGGCATTGCATTCAGCCAGAATTACAGTATTGAACGTGATGTGCGAATGAAAGCAGGTAGCAGTGCGGATATCGGGCCTTACCATTTTATTTTCCATGGTGTACAAGCGCTGCAGGGTGCTAATTACAGTGGTGGCACAGCGCGCATTGAAGTAACGCGCGGGGGAAAACCAGAGACAACATTGTGGGCTGAAAAACGTTATTACAATGTCTCTCGTGCCATGATGACTGAAGCTGCTATCAGTGGAGGGTTAACCCGTGATTTATATGCTGCTCTCGGGGAAGCCCTCGATAATGAGAGTTGGGCTGTCAGGCTCTATTACAAACCCTTTGTACGCTGGATATGGTCGGGAGGGATTCTGATGGCTTTAGGCGGTGTGCTTTGCCTGGCCGACCGACGTTATCGAACGAGGAAGATACACTCCGGAGGTACAAGTGATGAATAA
- the ccmE gene encoding Cytochrome c-type biogenesis protein CcmE (ID:JIFNMEKO_01896;~source:Prodigal:2.6), with protein MNPRRKTRLKLVFLLLAVFATASGLVIYALRANIDLFYTPSEIISGKGTSQIKPQAGQRLRVGGMVMPGSVKRDPDTLQVSFILYDARGTIAVGYTGILPDLFREGHGVVAQGILQSDGSVLAKEVLAKHDEKYTPPEISDAMQKNHTMAATQSVPAMSLQGKE; from the coding sequence ATGAATCCGCGGCGTAAAACGCGTCTGAAACTGGTGTTTTTATTGCTGGCTGTTTTTGCTACGGCGAGCGGTTTAGTGATTTATGCGTTACGGGCCAATATCGATCTGTTCTATACCCCGAGTGAAATCATTTCGGGAAAAGGAACTTCGCAAATAAAGCCACAGGCGGGACAGCGTTTACGCGTGGGGGGAATGGTTATGCCCGGAAGTGTCAAGCGTGACCCGGATACCTTACAGGTTTCATTCATCCTCTATGATGCGCGTGGCACCATTGCTGTCGGCTATACCGGGATTTTACCAGATCTCTTCCGTGAAGGTCATGGGGTCGTGGCGCAGGGCATCCTGCAATCGGACGGTAGCGTACTGGCAAAGGAAGTGCTGGCTAAGCATGATGAAAAATACACACCTCCGGAGATCAGTGACGCAATGCAAAAAAATCATACAATGGCAGCAACACAGTCTGTTCCCGCGATGTCACTTCAGGGGAAAGAGTGA
- the ccmD gene encoding Heme exporter protein D (ID:JIFNMEKO_01897;~source:Prodigal:2.6): MIPAFSSWSAFWAMGGYGFFVWSAFICALMTFVALWVHTIFRRRQIVTGILREQARRARRAGKSQTETRELNNESAA; this comes from the coding sequence ATGATCCCGGCATTTTCGTCATGGAGTGCATTTTGGGCTATGGGAGGCTATGGTTTTTTTGTGTGGTCCGCCTTTATATGTGCATTGATGACATTTGTTGCTTTGTGGGTACACACGATTTTTCGTCGCCGCCAGATTGTGACGGGCATCTTACGCGAACAGGCCCGGCGGGCTCGTCGTGCAGGTAAGTCTCAGACAGAAACCCGGGAGCTGAATAATGAATCCGCGGCGTAA
- the ccmC gene encoding Heme exporter protein C (ID:JIFNMEKO_01898;~source:Prodigal:2.6), with translation MWKKWYQRLANPQQLYVFSGHLLPWCSAVGVFMLFFGWGWGFIYAPADYQQGESYRIIYLHVPAAMWSMGIYAVMAITALVGLVWQWKNADLTVAAMAPVGAGFTFIALITGAFWGKPMWGAWWVWDARLTSELILFFLYVGIIALYNASDDRRLAGRAASILVLVGVVNLPIIHFSVQWWNTLHQGSSGILQQAIDPTMRSPLRLAILGYLFILIALMLMRLRNLLLFSERNRPWAIAIARQYGEKT, from the coding sequence ATGTGGAAAAAATGGTATCAGCGACTGGCTAATCCACAACAACTGTATGTATTTAGCGGGCACTTACTCCCCTGGTGCAGTGCGGTTGGTGTGTTTATGCTGTTTTTCGGCTGGGGTTGGGGATTTATCTACGCACCTGCGGATTATCAGCAAGGTGAAAGTTATCGAATTATTTATCTGCATGTGCCTGCAGCAATGTGGTCTATGGGCATTTATGCCGTGATGGCGATTACTGCGCTAGTCGGATTGGTGTGGCAATGGAAAAATGCTGATTTGACGGTCGCTGCGATGGCCCCGGTAGGGGCTGGTTTCACTTTCATCGCGCTGATTACCGGCGCGTTTTGGGGGAAACCTATGTGGGGTGCCTGGTGGGTTTGGGATGCCAGATTGACATCGGAGTTGATTTTGTTTTTTTTGTACGTTGGGATTATAGCATTGTATAACGCTTCCGATGATCGGCGTCTGGCAGGACGTGCCGCGAGTATTCTTGTGCTGGTGGGCGTTGTGAATTTACCGATCATCCATTTTTCTGTGCAGTGGTGGAATACATTGCATCAGGGATCATCGGGCATTCTGCAACAGGCGATTGACCCAACGATGCGTAGTCCATTACGTTTAGCCATCCTTGGATATCTTTTTATATTAATCGCCTTGATGCTGATGCGTTTAAGGAATTTGCTTTTATTCTCAGAGCGTAACCGTCCCTGGGCTATCGCCATTGCGCGCCAGTATGGAGAGAAAACATGA
- the ccmB gene encoding Heme exporter protein B (ID:JIFNMEKO_01899;~source:Prodigal:2.6), which yields MFLRLIRREFSVAWHSASDAVYPLWFFLTVITLFPLGIGADPGLLSRIAPGVLLIAALLASVLILDRLFRDDYLDGSLEQLLLLPFPLPLAVLAKVTAHWLITGVPLLLLSPLAALFLSLDFNSWYTVLAVLLLVTPTLSLLGAIGVALTVGLRRGGVLLSLLVLPLTIPVLIFGSAAIDAAGMGLPVLGYLAVLAAILLVSTALAPFAISAALRISIN from the coding sequence ATGTTCTTACGACTGATACGTCGCGAGTTCTCTGTCGCATGGCACAGTGCATCCGATGCTGTCTATCCGTTGTGGTTTTTCCTGACGGTTATTACGCTCTTCCCTCTGGGGATCGGTGCAGATCCGGGATTATTATCACGTATTGCTCCGGGTGTATTGCTCATTGCCGCATTGCTGGCCTCGGTACTAATACTGGACAGGTTATTTCGTGATGACTATCTCGATGGCTCACTTGAACAGCTGCTGCTGTTACCTTTCCCTTTACCTCTGGCTGTATTGGCCAAGGTGACCGCACACTGGTTGATTACCGGCGTACCACTATTACTGCTTTCACCACTGGCTGCGCTCTTCCTGTCTCTCGATTTTAATAGTTGGTACACCGTGCTGGCAGTTTTACTGCTGGTGACGCCGACGCTGAGTTTACTTGGTGCAATCGGTGTGGCATTGACAGTTGGACTACGCCGGGGAGGGGTATTACTCAGTTTGCTGGTGTTGCCACTCACCATTCCGGTACTGATTTTCGGCAGTGCGGCGATTGATGCCGCAGGGATGGGGTTACCCGTTCTCGGCTATCTGGCGGTGCTGGCCGCGATATTACTGGTTAGCACTGCTTTAGCACCTTTCGCTATCTCTGCTGCCTTACGTATCAGCATAAACTAA
- the ccmA gene encoding Cytochrome c biogenesis ATP-binding export protein CcmA (ID:JIFNMEKO_01900;~source:Prodigal:2.6) yields MLEAINLTCIRDERVLFNMLTVTIKPGEIVQIAGENGAGKTSLLRILAGLSKGEHGEVRWNGQSIEHDRQRFHTELIYLGHQSGIKTVLTAAENLHFYHPHATFSDVMLALDKVGLMGYEESVVATLSAGQQRRVALARLCLTQARLWILDEPLTALDQSRVAALMMHFQTHLAGQGMVLLTTHQALPLPDTRVRQLSLTSPGEKQPCSYD; encoded by the coding sequence ATGCTCGAAGCCATCAATTTAACCTGTATCAGAGATGAACGCGTTCTGTTCAACATGCTCACTGTCACTATTAAGCCGGGAGAAATTGTACAGATTGCTGGCGAAAACGGTGCTGGGAAAACCTCATTACTTCGCATTCTGGCTGGTCTAAGCAAAGGCGAGCATGGAGAAGTCCGCTGGAACGGACAATCAATTGAGCATGACAGGCAGCGTTTTCACACTGAGTTGATCTATCTTGGTCATCAATCCGGTATTAAAACCGTACTTACCGCTGCTGAGAACTTACACTTTTACCATCCTCACGCCACCTTCTCTGATGTCATGCTGGCACTCGATAAGGTCGGACTGATGGGCTATGAAGAGAGCGTAGTTGCTACACTCTCTGCCGGACAGCAGCGTAGAGTCGCTTTAGCGCGACTATGTCTAACCCAGGCGCGTTTATGGATTTTGGATGAACCGCTTACCGCACTCGATCAGTCAAGAGTTGCTGCATTGATGATGCATTTCCAGACTCATCTGGCAGGACAGGGGATGGTGCTACTGACCACGCACCAGGCGTTACCACTGCCTGATACCAGAGTACGTCAACTCTCTCTGACATCACCGGGAGAAAAACAACCATGTTCTTACGACTGA